In one Gossypium hirsutum isolate 1008001.06 chromosome D09, Gossypium_hirsutum_v2.1, whole genome shotgun sequence genomic region, the following are encoded:
- the LOC107889212 gene encoding aluminum-activated malate transporter 2 — translation MQAFLITFCISAMDLECASQETVKQGLLARGWPPIKGFSKHVKTKVLEFFSLLIKLGQDDPRRVVHSLKAGLALTLVSLFYYYQPLYKSFGVSAMWAVITVVVVFEFSVGATLGKGVNRGLATLLAGGLAVAAHQLANLSGRIGEPIVLGIFVFLQAAVSTFVRFCPQIKARYDYGLLIFILTFSLISISGFRDDEVLELVHKRLLTVLIGGSTCVIISVLVFPVWAGQDLHNLIASNMEKLGIFLEGFGDEYFKMPEDGESKEDRPFLQGYKSVLDSKTNEDALANFARWEPRHGRFQFRHPWKQYLKIGALTRKCAYRIESLNGHLYADIQAKREIRSKIQETCTTMSMESGKALKELSMAIKTMVKPFAADIHIENSKSSVKNLDTLLKSGLWDDETDLLEVVPVATVASLLIDVVTCTAEIAESVNELATMLKFEVVEPTVSPEKPETGQPKIGIS, via the exons ATGCAAGCTTTTCTTATTACTTTTTGCATATCAGCTATGGATTTAGAGTGTGCCAGTCAAGAAACAGTAAAACAAGGCCTGCTTGCTCGTGGATGGCCACCGATTAAGGGCTTTAGCAAGCACGTTAAGACTAAAGTGCTTGAATTTTTCAGCCTCTTGATAAAGCTTGGCCAAGATGATCCAAGAAGAGTAGTTCACTCCTTGAAAGCCGGACTTGCACTCACCTTGGTCTCATTGTTTTATTACTACCAGCCATTGTACAAAAGCTTCGGCGTTTCCGCAATGTGGGCTGTGATTACTGTTGTCGTCGTCTTCGAATTTTCTGTCG GGGCTACACTTGGGAAGGGAGTGAATAGAGGATTGGCAACATTGCTTGCTGGTGGTCTAGCTGTTGCGGCTCATCAGCTGGCTAATCTATCGGGACGGATAGGTGAGCCCATAGTACTCGGGATCTTTGTCTTCCTCCAAG CTGCGGTATCAACGTTTGTAAGATTCTGCCCCCAAATCAAGGCGAGATATGATTATGGGCTATTGATATTTATTTTGACATTCTCTTTGATCTCGATTTCGGGTTTTCGAGATGATGAAGTGTTAGAATTGGTTCACAAGAGATTGTTAACCGTCCTCATAGGTGGCTCAACCTGTGTCATAATATCCGTTTTGGTTTTCCCTGTGTGGGCTGGTCAAGACCTTCACAACTTGATTGCTTCCAACATGGAAAAGCTTGGGATCTTCCTAGAAG GGTTTGGAGATGAATACTTTAAAATGCCAGAGGATGGAGAGTCCAAAGAAGATAGACCCTTCTTGCAGGGTTATAAAAGTGTTCTTGACTCCAAAACCAACGAAGATGCCTTG GCTAATTTTGCAAGATGGGAACCAAGGCATGGTCGATTTCAATTCCGACATCCATGGAAACAGTACCTGAAGATTGGAGCTCTAACACGAAAGTGTGCTTATCGAATTGAATCTCTTAACGGACACCTATATGCTGACATTCAA GCAAAACGGGAAATCCGAAGTAAAATCCAAGAGACATGCACAACAATGAGCATGGAATCTGGTAAAGCATTGAAGGAACTATCAATGGCGATCAAAACAATGGTGAAACCATTTGCTGCTGATATCCACATTGAGAACTCAAAATCTTCCGTAAAGAATCTCGACACTTTGCTCAAATCAGGGTTATGGGATGATGAAACGGACCTATTGGAAGTGGTACCAGTGGCCACAGTAGCTTCGTTATTAATCGATGTAGTCACCTGCACGGCCGAAATTGCTGAATCTGTTAACGAACTTGCAACGATGCTAAAATTCGAAGTCGTTGAGCCAACTGTCTCACCTGAAAAGCCCGAGACAGGACAACCTAAAATTGGGATATCTTAG
- the LOC107889211 gene encoding aluminum-activated malate transporter 2 isoform X2: MEIVRKTKKLGQDDPRRIVHSLKVGLALTLVSLFYYFKPLYDGFGDSAMWAVLTVVVVLEFSVGATLGKGFNRMLATFVAGGLGVGAHCLATLAGRKGEPILIATFVFIIAVIMTFMRFFPKMKARYDYGLLIFILTFCLVSVSGYRDDQVLKMAHERFSTILVGSCASLIVCICVCPVWIGEDLHNSVATNMEKLGNFFQAFGDEYFEVSEEHDQSSENNKSYLQGYRSVLTSKSSEETMANFARWEPGHGPFGYRHPWKMYLKIGNLTRGCAYKVEALNNYLNCKIQTPVELRGKIQGQCKRVSLECSRALKEMASTFRKMVRTRSAIVHIDSSKEAAEELKTLLRTNLWEEADLLEIIPAASVASLLLEIIECIEKISEAVNELAKAAAFRNGNATVLPEQPDSIHQGEVQNDSNTAMPVPHVAIIVAE, from the exons ATGGAGATTGTAAGGAAGACAAAGAAACTCGGACAAGATGATCCTAGAAGAATAGTTCATTCCCTAAAAGTAGGGCTAGCTCTAACGCTTGTTTCATTGTTCTACTACTTTAAGCCACTCTATGATGGTTTTGGAGACAGTGCAATGTGGGCTGTTCTAACTGTTGTAGTTGTCTTAGAATTCTCCGTAG GTGCAACACTAGGTAAAGGTTTCAATAGAATGTTGGCGACATTCGTTGCAGGTGGCTTGGGCGTTGGAGCTCACTGCTTAGCAACTCTTGCTGGAAGAAAAGGGGAACCCATCTTGATAGCAACTTTTGTCTTCATTATAG CTGTAATTATGACATTTATGAGATTCTTCCCAAAAATGAAAGCAAGATATGACTATGGACTGTTGATATTCATTTTGACCTTCTGCTTAGTATCTGTATCGGGTTACCGAGATGACCAAGTGCTAAAAATGGCCCATGAAAGGTTCTCAACCATCTTAGTTGGTAGCTGTGCTTCTCTCATTGTTTGTATCTGCGTTTGCCCGGTTTGGATCGGTGAGGATCTCCACAACTCCGTAGCTACTAACATGGAAAAGCTTGGGAATTTTTTTCAAG CCTTTGGAGACGAATATTTCGAAGTATCTGAAGAACATGATCAGTCCAGTGAGAATAATAAGTCATACCTTCAAGGATATAGAAGTGTTCTAACCTCTAAAAGCAGTGAAGAAACAATG GCTAATTTTGCAAGATGGGAACCCGGCCATGGTCCATTCGGGTACCGTCATCCATGGAAAATGTACCTGAAAATTGGAAACCTTACTCGGGGCTGTGCATACAAAGTTGAAGCTCTTAACAACTACCTTAACTGTAAAATCCAG ACTCCTGTAGAACTCCGTGGGAAAATTCAAGGGCAGTGCAAAAGGGTCAGCCTGGAATGTAGCCGAGCTTTGAAGGAAATGGCGTCGACATTTCGTAAAATGGTTCGAACAAGATCTGCTATTGTGCACATTGATAGCTCAAAGGAAGCTGCTGAAGAGCTCAAAACCCTCCTGAGAACAAATCTTTGGGAAGAAGCAGATTTGCTGGAGATTATACCAGCTGCTTCAGTTGCTTCACTTCTGCTGGAAATCATTGAGTGCATTGAGAAAATTTCTGAAGCTGTAAATGAATTGGCGAAGGCGGCAGCCTTTAGAAACGGGAATGCTACAGTCTTGCCCGAACAACCAGATTCCATCCATCAGGGAGAAGTCCAAAATGATTCTAACACTGCCATGCCTGTGCCACATGTTGCCATAATAGTGGcggaataa
- the LOC107889211 gene encoding aluminum-activated malate transporter 2 isoform X1 — translation METLTSPQQQSSGPITRGCQWFKALPNKFCDKTMEIVRKTKKLGQDDPRRIVHSLKVGLALTLVSLFYYFKPLYDGFGDSAMWAVLTVVVVLEFSVGATLGKGFNRMLATFVAGGLGVGAHCLATLAGRKGEPILIATFVFIIAVIMTFMRFFPKMKARYDYGLLIFILTFCLVSVSGYRDDQVLKMAHERFSTILVGSCASLIVCICVCPVWIGEDLHNSVATNMEKLGNFFQAFGDEYFEVSEEHDQSSENNKSYLQGYRSVLTSKSSEETMANFARWEPGHGPFGYRHPWKMYLKIGNLTRGCAYKVEALNNYLNCKIQTPVELRGKIQGQCKRVSLECSRALKEMASTFRKMVRTRSAIVHIDSSKEAAEELKTLLRTNLWEEADLLEIIPAASVASLLLEIIECIEKISEAVNELAKAAAFRNGNATVLPEQPDSIHQGEVQNDSNTAMPVPHVAIIVAE, via the exons ATGGAAACATTGACATCTCCACAGCAGCAGAGTTCTGGACCCATAACTCGTGGGTGCCAATGGTTCAAGGCATTGCCAAACAAATTTTGTGATAAAACAATGGAGATTGTAAGGAAGACAAAGAAACTCGGACAAGATGATCCTAGAAGAATAGTTCATTCCCTAAAAGTAGGGCTAGCTCTAACGCTTGTTTCATTGTTCTACTACTTTAAGCCACTCTATGATGGTTTTGGAGACAGTGCAATGTGGGCTGTTCTAACTGTTGTAGTTGTCTTAGAATTCTCCGTAG GTGCAACACTAGGTAAAGGTTTCAATAGAATGTTGGCGACATTCGTTGCAGGTGGCTTGGGCGTTGGAGCTCACTGCTTAGCAACTCTTGCTGGAAGAAAAGGGGAACCCATCTTGATAGCAACTTTTGTCTTCATTATAG CTGTAATTATGACATTTATGAGATTCTTCCCAAAAATGAAAGCAAGATATGACTATGGACTGTTGATATTCATTTTGACCTTCTGCTTAGTATCTGTATCGGGTTACCGAGATGACCAAGTGCTAAAAATGGCCCATGAAAGGTTCTCAACCATCTTAGTTGGTAGCTGTGCTTCTCTCATTGTTTGTATCTGCGTTTGCCCGGTTTGGATCGGTGAGGATCTCCACAACTCCGTAGCTACTAACATGGAAAAGCTTGGGAATTTTTTTCAAG CCTTTGGAGACGAATATTTCGAAGTATCTGAAGAACATGATCAGTCCAGTGAGAATAATAAGTCATACCTTCAAGGATATAGAAGTGTTCTAACCTCTAAAAGCAGTGAAGAAACAATG GCTAATTTTGCAAGATGGGAACCCGGCCATGGTCCATTCGGGTACCGTCATCCATGGAAAATGTACCTGAAAATTGGAAACCTTACTCGGGGCTGTGCATACAAAGTTGAAGCTCTTAACAACTACCTTAACTGTAAAATCCAG ACTCCTGTAGAACTCCGTGGGAAAATTCAAGGGCAGTGCAAAAGGGTCAGCCTGGAATGTAGCCGAGCTTTGAAGGAAATGGCGTCGACATTTCGTAAAATGGTTCGAACAAGATCTGCTATTGTGCACATTGATAGCTCAAAGGAAGCTGCTGAAGAGCTCAAAACCCTCCTGAGAACAAATCTTTGGGAAGAAGCAGATTTGCTGGAGATTATACCAGCTGCTTCAGTTGCTTCACTTCTGCTGGAAATCATTGAGTGCATTGAGAAAATTTCTGAAGCTGTAAATGAATTGGCGAAGGCGGCAGCCTTTAGAAACGGGAATGCTACAGTCTTGCCCGAACAACCAGATTCCATCCATCAGGGAGAAGTCCAAAATGATTCTAACACTGCCATGCCTGTGCCACATGTTGCCATAATAGTGGcggaataa